In Candidatus Cetobacterium colombiensis, the DNA window TCTACTTTTATTAGGTAAGATATTTGAGCAATTTTCCCCATTAATTCTGGAGTTACATTGTGCTCTCTAACATCATTCATCTTCTTAAGCCCTAGCGACTTTGCAGTTGCTATATGGTTAGGCTTTCTTCCGATTATGCTTTTTACAAGCTCTATTCTAAGCTTTGCCATCTTTTTTTACCTCCTAGCTTAAGATTTCCTTTACTTCTTTTCCTCTTAAAGCTGCAACTTCTTCAGCAGTTCTTAATGCTGCTAAACCTTCAATTGTAGCTCTTGCAACGTTGAACTTATTTCTTGATCCTTTAATTTTTGTAAGGATGTTATGTACTCCTGCTAACTCAAGAATCTCTCTACAAGATGATCCTGCGATAACTCCAGTACCTTCATAAGCTGGTGCCATCCATATAGATGTAGCTCCCCATTTACCAACGATTTCGTGAGGAATAGTAGTTCCTTTTAATGAAACCTTTACCATGTTTTTCTTAGCAGAAGCGATTGCTTTTCTGATTGCATCAGGTACACCATTCGCTTTTCCTAGTCCTATTCCTACATTTCCTTCAGCGTCTCCTACAGCAGCTAAAACAGAGAAAGATATAGTTCTTCCTCCTTTAGTTGTCTTAGAAACTCTAGAAATTTTCAATAATTTCTCTTGAAATTGTTTTTCTTCTTTAACTAACTTAGACAAGTGAAGTCCTCCTCTCTACAAGAATTAGAATTTAAGTCCTGCTTCTCTTGCAGCCTCTGCAAGGGCAGCTACTCTTCCTGTGTATTTATATCCAGATCTGTCAAATACGATAACAGATATTTCTTTTGCTACAGCTCTCTCAGCAATTGCTTTTCCAACAAGCTTAGCAGACTCGATGTTTCCACCGTGCTTTACATTTCCTTTGATCTCTTTATCGATAGTAGATGCAGAAACTAAAGTTACTCCATTTACGTCATCAACTAATTGAGCAAAAATGTTGTTGTTTGATCTATATATAGAAAGTCTTGGTCTCTCAGCTGTACCAGAAATCTTGTTTCTGATAGATAAGTGCTTTCTTCTTCTAATAGCGTCTCTATTAACTCTCTTAAACAACTTTTTAACCTCCTTATTCTCAGCACACTAACAATTTTTAGTTAGTATTATGATTTCTTACCTTCTTTTCTTCTGATTACTTCGTCAGAATACTTAACTCCTTTTCCTTTGTAAGGCTCTGGAGCTCTCTTAGATCTGATGTCAGCAGCAACTTGTCCTACTACATCTTTCTCTATTCCTTCAATGTGGATAGTTGTATTTTTCTCAACTGTCATTTTGATTCCTTCAACAGCATCGATTACAACTGGGTGAGAATAACCTAAAGCCATCTCTAATCCAGCATTTTTCTCAGTAGCTCTGTATCCAACTCCAACAAGTGTAAGAGTTTTCTTGAAACCTTCAGATACTCCAACAACCATGTTGTTTAAAAGTGCTCTTGTAGTTCCATGGATAGCTCTTACAGCTGGTAGATCGTTTGGTCTTGCAACTGTGATCTCATTGTTTTCTACATTTATTGTTAACTCTTCGTTAAATTTTTTAGTTAAAGTACCTTTAGGTCCTTTTACAGTAACTACGTTTCCTGCAGCTAATGTAACTTCTACCCCAGCAGGTACCACTATGATCTTTTTACCTACTCTTGACATATGGCTACCTCCTAGTTATTACCAAACGAATGCAAGAATTTCTCCACCCATGTTTTCTCTTCTAGCAGTTCTATCTGTTACGA includes these proteins:
- the rpmD gene encoding 50S ribosomal protein L30, whose translation is MAKLRIELVKSIIGRKPNHIATAKSLGLKKMNDVREHNVTPELMGKIAQISYLIKVEEVQ
- the rpsE gene encoding 30S ribosomal protein S5, with the translated sequence MSKLVKEEKQFQEKLLKISRVSKTTKGGRTISFSVLAAVGDAEGNVGIGLGKANGVPDAIRKAIASAKKNMVKVSLKGTTIPHEIVGKWGATSIWMAPAYEGTGVIAGSSCREILELAGVHNILTKIKGSRNKFNVARATIEGLAALRTAEEVAALRGKEVKEILS
- the rplR gene encoding 50S ribosomal protein L18, whose product is MFKRVNRDAIRRRKHLSIRNKISGTAERPRLSIYRSNNNIFAQLVDDVNGVTLVSASTIDKEIKGNVKHGGNIESAKLVGKAIAERAVAKEISVIVFDRSGYKYTGRVAALAEAAREAGLKF
- the rplF gene encoding 50S ribosomal protein L6 gives rise to the protein MSRVGKKIIVVPAGVEVTLAAGNVVTVKGPKGTLTKKFNEELTINVENNEITVARPNDLPAVRAIHGTTRALLNNMVVGVSEGFKKTLTLVGVGYRATEKNAGLEMALGYSHPVVIDAVEGIKMTVEKNTTIHIEGIEKDVVGQVAADIRSKRAPEPYKGKGVKYSDEVIRRKEGKKS